A section of the Pimelobacter simplex genome encodes:
- a CDS encoding flavin reductase family protein has translation MDPRTLRSTFGRFATGVTVVTCRTPDGAHHGATVTAFTPISLDPPLVQVALTRTSKAAAFLDGAAFAVNVLADDQVDVAMHFAGRPSPDPLPWAAGSTAPTLRGTAATLVCRPWRTDDGGDHLLFLGEIVEVHSTGRRPLLFSDSSFHHLGDRSSDVIWLGCQDDPHTGWFGAPVPADTHY, from the coding sequence ATGGACCCGCGGACCCTGCGCTCGACGTTCGGCCGCTTCGCCACCGGCGTCACCGTCGTCACCTGCCGTACGCCGGACGGAGCCCACCACGGCGCGACCGTCACCGCGTTCACGCCCATCTCGCTCGACCCGCCGCTCGTCCAGGTCGCGCTCACCCGCACCTCCAAGGCGGCGGCCTTCCTCGACGGCGCCGCCTTCGCGGTCAACGTCCTCGCCGACGACCAGGTCGACGTCGCGATGCACTTCGCCGGCCGGCCTAGCCCGGACCCGCTCCCCTGGGCCGCCGGCAGCACCGCCCCCACCCTGCGCGGCACCGCCGCCACCCTCGTGTGCCGCCCCTGGCGTACCGACGACGGGGGCGACCACCTGCTCTTCCTCGGCGAGATCGTCGAGGTCCACAGCACCGGCCGGCGTCCGCTGCTGTTCAGCGACAGCTCGTTCCACCACCTCGGCGACCGCTCGTCCGACGTCATCTGGCTCGGCTGCCAGGACGACCCCCACACCGGATGGTTCGGCGCACCCGTGCCGGCCGACACCCACTACTGA
- a CDS encoding MFS transporter, with product MSDHAPSLVRATGPSYFPIALVARLPYAMMVVGVLTLVVAGRDSLAFGGLNSALVGLGAACVGPLLGAAADRYGQRRVLLASGVASASALALMAWVVYSPLPGVAVLAVAFLVGASAPQIAPMSRSRLVQIIGSKIAPGRRSRTFDATMAYESAADEIVFIVGPFVVGILGTTLDPWAPVAGAAVLTLVFVSAFALHPSAALAAGHGEQAIVPAPVRELTRPALLAVVAGIFGVGLFFGSMLTSLTSFMADHGSAASAGLVYGVMGIGSASLALGVALFPSSFSLRARWLVFALTMLAGALLLPLASSVLGMCLVLLVIGCGIGPTMVTQYSLGAVRSPIGRSATVMTILGSAVIVGQSTASAVTGGLADRFGTDAALVVPIVAAAVVVLAGVANWVLAPVEPAATPEGHDELDQQGVLVA from the coding sequence ATGAGCGATCACGCGCCTTCTCTGGTCCGGGCCACCGGTCCGTCGTACTTCCCGATCGCGCTCGTGGCGCGGCTGCCCTACGCGATGATGGTCGTCGGGGTGCTCACCCTGGTGGTCGCCGGTCGCGACTCGCTGGCCTTCGGTGGCCTCAACTCGGCGCTGGTCGGGCTGGGTGCGGCGTGCGTGGGTCCGCTGCTGGGGGCTGCGGCCGATCGCTACGGGCAGCGGCGGGTGCTGCTGGCGAGCGGCGTCGCGTCGGCGTCGGCGCTGGCGCTCATGGCGTGGGTGGTCTACAGCCCGCTGCCGGGCGTCGCGGTGCTGGCGGTGGCGTTCCTGGTCGGGGCGAGCGCGCCGCAGATCGCGCCGATGTCGCGCAGCCGGCTGGTCCAGATCATCGGCTCCAAGATCGCGCCGGGACGTCGTTCGCGCACGTTCGACGCGACCATGGCGTACGAGTCGGCGGCCGACGAGATCGTCTTCATCGTGGGCCCGTTCGTCGTCGGCATCCTCGGTACGACGCTCGACCCGTGGGCCCCCGTCGCCGGTGCGGCAGTGCTGACCCTGGTGTTCGTCTCGGCGTTCGCGCTGCACCCGTCCGCCGCCCTCGCGGCCGGCCACGGCGAGCAGGCGATCGTCCCCGCGCCCGTGCGCGAGCTGACCCGGCCGGCGCTGCTGGCCGTGGTGGCGGGCATCTTCGGCGTGGGGCTGTTCTTCGGCTCGATGCTGACCTCGCTCACGTCGTTCATGGCCGACCACGGCAGTGCCGCCTCCGCCGGCCTCGTGTACGGCGTCATGGGCATCGGCTCCGCGTCGCTGGCGCTGGGCGTGGCGCTGTTCCCGTCGTCCTTCTCGCTGCGTGCGCGGTGGCTGGTGTTCGCGCTGACCATGCTGGCCGGTGCGCTGCTGCTGCCGCTGGCGTCGTCGGTGCTCGGGATGTGCCTGGTGCTGCTGGTGATCGGCTGCGGCATCGGCCCGACGATGGTCACCCAGTACAGCCTCGGCGCGGTCCGCAGCCCGATCGGGCGCTCGGCGACCGTGATGACGATCCTCGGCTCGGCCGTGATCGTCGGGCAGTCCACCGCCTCGGCGGTCACCGGCGGTCTGGCGGACCGGTTCGGCACCGACGCCGCGCTGGTCGTGCCGATCGTCGCGGCCGCGGTCGTCGTCCTGGCGGGTGTCGCCAACTGGGTGCTCGCGCCGGTCGAGCCCGCCGCAACCCCGGAGGGCCACGACGAGCTCGACCAGCAGGGCGTCCTGGTCGCCTGA
- a CDS encoding class II aldolase/adducin family protein — MPNARPAPDPDPAALREEVAVAGRVLGREVGDDYVWGHVSLRDPAGRGVWMKRNGIGLSEVGAGDVLLVGWDGTVLAGDGPRHLEYPIHTEVLAARDDLAAVAHVHPAAAVAFATLGVDLLPLSHAATLFADRPVGRFDRTGDLIVSPELGAAVAASLAGTEAAFLVNHGVVTVGATLGEAVLRAVVLEEACRVQLAVLAAAGGRAPASSDAAEARAKRDRVWGPANREHAWQYLLRRHAT, encoded by the coding sequence GTGCCGAACGCCCGCCCCGCCCCTGACCCCGACCCCGCCGCCCTGCGCGAGGAGGTCGCGGTCGCCGGCCGGGTCCTCGGCCGCGAGGTCGGCGACGACTACGTCTGGGGGCACGTCTCACTGCGCGACCCCGCGGGCCGCGGGGTGTGGATGAAGCGCAACGGCATCGGCCTGTCCGAGGTGGGCGCCGGCGACGTGCTGCTGGTGGGCTGGGACGGCACGGTGCTCGCCGGCGACGGGCCGCGGCACCTGGAGTACCCGATCCACACCGAGGTGCTGGCCGCGCGCGACGACCTCGCCGCGGTGGCCCACGTGCACCCCGCGGCCGCCGTCGCCTTCGCCACCCTCGGCGTCGACCTGCTGCCGCTCTCGCACGCGGCGACCCTGTTCGCGGACCGGCCCGTCGGCCGCTTCGACCGGACCGGCGACCTCATCGTCTCCCCCGAGCTCGGCGCCGCCGTGGCTGCGTCGCTGGCCGGCACCGAGGCGGCCTTCCTGGTCAACCACGGGGTCGTCACCGTGGGGGCCACGCTGGGCGAGGCGGTGCTCCGCGCCGTCGTCCTCGAGGAGGCCTGCCGGGTGCAGCTCGCGGTCCTGGCCGCTGCGGGCGGCCGCGCCCCGGCCAGCTCGGACGCGGCCGAGGCCCGCGCCAAGCGGGACCGGGTCTGGGGGCCCGCCAACCGGGAGCACGCCTGGCAGTACCTGCTGCGCCGGCACGCCACCTGA
- a CDS encoding helical backbone metal receptor: protein MSGTPATPVDDLGDAVPLTAPAARIVSLVPSITEALARDVPERLVGATDWCTHPADLDVRRVRGTKNPDLAAIRALAPDLVVANKEENRELDVRRLRESGVAVWVTDIETVPQALTSLDRLYDGPLAHAHPDWLRQARERWDRPLPPSRGRVVVPIWRDPWMVVGPRTYTGDLLRRLGWTNAFDDGAERYPHVELAALDRDDVDLVLLPDEPYVFTAEDGPEAFTRVPTELVSGRLLTWYGPAMVAAHDELARLGAGRSGM, encoded by the coding sequence GTGAGCGGCACCCCTGCGACCCCCGTCGACGACCTGGGCGACGCGGTCCCCCTGACCGCCCCGGCAGCCCGGATCGTCTCCCTCGTCCCGTCGATCACCGAGGCCCTCGCCCGCGACGTCCCCGAGCGCCTGGTCGGCGCGACCGACTGGTGCACCCACCCCGCCGACCTCGACGTACGACGCGTGCGGGGCACCAAGAACCCGGACCTCGCCGCGATCCGCGCGCTCGCCCCCGACCTGGTCGTGGCCAACAAGGAGGAGAACCGCGAGCTCGACGTCCGCCGCCTGCGCGAGTCGGGGGTCGCGGTGTGGGTGACCGACATCGAGACGGTGCCGCAGGCGCTCACCTCCCTCGACCGCCTGTACGACGGCCCGCTGGCCCACGCCCACCCGGACTGGCTGCGCCAGGCCCGTGAGCGCTGGGACCGGCCGCTGCCGCCGAGCCGCGGGCGGGTCGTCGTACCGATCTGGCGGGACCCGTGGATGGTGGTCGGCCCGCGCACCTACACCGGCGACCTGCTGCGCCGGCTCGGCTGGACCAACGCCTTCGACGACGGCGCCGAGCGCTACCCCCACGTCGAGCTCGCCGCGCTGGACCGCGACGACGTCGACCTGGTGCTGCTGCCCGACGAGCCCTACGTGTTCACCGCCGAGGACGGGCCCGAGGCGTTCACCCGGGTGCCGACCGAGCTGGTGTCGGGCCGGCTGCTGACCTGGTACGGCCCGGCCATGGTCGCGGCGCACGACGAGCTCGCCCGCCTGGGGGCAGGCCGCTCGGGGATGTAG
- a CDS encoding thioesterase family protein gives MSTQPTYDQLAPLPAFAVQPVPSAFEDSNGFLNVRHYLGIGSEGLDESLYDLGIPFNWPVLTGFACLSAEHHLTYLHELRTGDEMSVRVRLLGRAERAAHAQVYVLDDTNGRVACVFEEIFLCVRLEDRKTAAWPEDIAKGLDQRIAEHADLPWAPVTSGSLALR, from the coding sequence ATGAGCACGCAGCCGACGTACGACCAGCTCGCCCCGCTGCCCGCCTTCGCGGTCCAGCCGGTCCCCAGCGCCTTCGAGGACAGCAACGGCTTCCTCAACGTGCGCCACTACCTCGGCATCGGCAGCGAGGGCCTCGACGAGTCGCTCTACGACCTCGGCATCCCGTTCAACTGGCCGGTCCTCACCGGCTTCGCCTGCCTGTCCGCCGAGCACCACCTGACCTACCTGCACGAGCTGCGCACCGGCGACGAGATGTCCGTCCGGGTCCGCCTCCTCGGCCGCGCCGAGCGCGCCGCCCACGCCCAGGTCTACGTCCTCGACGACACCAACGGCCGCGTCGCGTGCGTCTTCGAGGAGATCTTCCTCTGCGTCCGCCTCGAGGACCGCAAGACCGCGGCCTGGCCCGAGGACATCGCCAAGGGCCTCGACCAGCGCATCGCCGAGCACGCCGACCTCCCCTGGGCCCCGGTCACCTCGGGCTCCCTCGCCCTCCGCTGA
- a CDS encoding hydantoinase/oxoprolinase family protein, with protein sequence MDYRAGTDVGGTFTDAVLIGADGSLHVQKSPTTPEDRTRGVLDALAVAAPHGDLARLMQQIGYFAHGTTAATNAFIERQGAPTALLTTRGFADILRLQRSMASWTGLTVAEGSHYSQRSLPVPIIEADQVGEVNERVDYTGTVIVPLDEERTRATIRAYADAGVTAFAVSLLWSFRNDAHEQRVRELIREEAPGAYVTLSSELIPVLGEYERTSTTVINAYLGPVIHDYVSRLDAAVQAAGLRDTATILDSAGGVLTAAEAAERSAGLLTSGPAGGVLASAKLARRMGLDKVVTTDMGGTSFDVGMVLDGEPVLEASRSVGRYHVALTSIRVEAIGAGGGSIARVRDGHLSVGPESAGAQPGPACYRRGGTLPTVTDADVVLGVIDPDYFLGGRMPLDRALAEQAIEEHVARPLGLSVLKAAAGIREVADNQMADVLRSTTLRAGYDPREFALFAFGGAGPVHAYRFAATAGIGHVVVPSTATAHSALGCALADRRRSFSAAFGRHTPAGFEHLADHVEPGLLGEAVGRLEGRARTALGDDVEISRYVGMRFRLQVHELYVPIGADDFTPAGLDALVERFQEQYEGIYGAGTALKGSGVEVTTVRVDGMIPTPDVAWRRPDWESADTVRTREVYFFEAGGAVSTPIYLAGQVPLDEEIAGPAIVEYPGTTAVVGPGQTFLMHASGDLSIHIPTDPSAEEAAR encoded by the coding sequence GTGGACTATCGAGCGGGAACCGATGTGGGTGGCACCTTCACCGATGCGGTGCTGATCGGCGCGGACGGGTCGCTGCACGTGCAGAAGTCGCCGACCACGCCCGAGGACCGGACCCGGGGCGTGCTCGACGCGCTCGCCGTGGCCGCGCCCCACGGCGACCTGGCCAGGCTGATGCAGCAGATCGGCTACTTCGCGCACGGGACGACGGCCGCGACCAACGCCTTCATCGAGCGCCAGGGCGCGCCGACGGCGCTGCTGACCACACGCGGCTTCGCCGACATCCTGCGCCTCCAGCGCTCGATGGCGAGCTGGACCGGGCTGACCGTCGCCGAGGGATCGCACTACTCGCAGCGCTCGCTCCCGGTGCCGATCATCGAGGCGGACCAGGTCGGCGAGGTCAACGAGCGCGTCGACTACACCGGCACCGTGATCGTGCCGCTCGACGAGGAGCGGACCCGCGCCACCATCCGCGCGTACGCCGACGCGGGCGTCACCGCCTTCGCCGTCAGCCTGCTCTGGTCGTTCCGCAACGACGCCCACGAGCAGCGGGTGCGCGAGCTCATCCGCGAGGAGGCACCGGGGGCCTACGTCACCCTGTCCTCCGAGCTGATCCCGGTGCTGGGCGAGTACGAGCGGACGTCGACCACGGTGATCAACGCCTACCTGGGCCCGGTCATCCACGACTACGTCTCCCGGCTCGACGCGGCCGTCCAGGCCGCGGGCCTGCGTGACACCGCGACGATCCTGGATTCCGCGGGCGGCGTGCTGACCGCGGCCGAGGCGGCCGAGCGCTCCGCCGGCCTGCTCACCTCCGGACCGGCCGGCGGCGTGCTCGCCTCGGCCAAGCTGGCCCGCCGGATGGGCCTGGACAAGGTCGTCACGACCGACATGGGCGGCACGAGCTTCGACGTCGGCATGGTGCTCGACGGCGAGCCCGTGCTCGAGGCGAGCCGCTCGGTGGGCCGCTACCACGTGGCGCTGACCAGCATCCGGGTCGAGGCGATCGGCGCCGGCGGCGGCTCCATCGCCCGGGTCCGCGACGGCCACCTCAGCGTCGGCCCCGAGAGCGCTGGCGCCCAGCCCGGGCCGGCCTGCTACCGCCGCGGCGGCACGCTGCCGACCGTCACCGACGCCGACGTCGTGCTCGGCGTCATCGACCCCGACTACTTCCTCGGCGGCCGGATGCCGCTCGACCGGGCCCTCGCCGAGCAGGCGATCGAGGAGCACGTCGCCCGCCCCCTCGGCCTCAGCGTGCTCAAGGCGGCGGCCGGCATCCGCGAGGTCGCCGACAACCAGATGGCTGACGTGCTGCGGAGCACGACGCTGCGGGCCGGCTACGACCCGCGTGAGTTCGCGCTGTTCGCGTTCGGCGGGGCCGGTCCGGTCCACGCCTACCGCTTCGCCGCGACCGCGGGCATCGGGCACGTCGTCGTACCGAGCACGGCGACGGCGCACTCCGCGCTCGGCTGCGCGCTGGCCGACCGGCGGCGCTCCTTCTCGGCCGCCTTCGGCCGGCACACGCCCGCCGGCTTCGAGCACCTGGCCGACCACGTCGAGCCCGGCCTGCTCGGCGAGGCCGTCGGCCGGCTCGAGGGCCGGGCCCGGACGGCGCTCGGTGACGACGTCGAGATCAGCCGGTACGTCGGCATGCGCTTCCGCCTCCAGGTCCACGAGCTCTACGTGCCGATCGGCGCCGACGACTTCACGCCCGCGGGCCTCGACGCGCTCGTCGAGCGCTTCCAGGAGCAGTACGAGGGCATCTACGGCGCGGGCACCGCGCTCAAGGGCTCCGGCGTGGAGGTGACGACGGTCCGGGTCGACGGGATGATCCCGACCCCGGACGTCGCCTGGCGCCGGCCCGACTGGGAGAGCGCGGACACCGTCCGGACCCGCGAGGTCTACTTCTTCGAGGCCGGCGGCGCGGTGAGCACCCCGATCTACCTGGCCGGCCAGGTGCCCCTCGACGAGGAGATCGCCGGCCCGGCGATCGTCGAGTACCCCGGCACGACCGCCGTGGTCGGCCCCGGCCAGACCTTCCTCATGCACGCCTCCGGCGACCTCTCGATCCACATCCCCACCGACCCGAGCGCCGAGGAGGCCGCCCGATGA
- a CDS encoding AraC family transcriptional regulator has protein sequence MTGTLTASSEQLGDFSDAVARAYFPHDLVVKRRPAGPADLRAVDLGPVRLARIGWGSEVAVESDHPGAWAINVPRSGVLEAQVGGHHVLSLDGQATVCPPDEQTRMTRWSADCSIVGMRIDRGYLADEVTALVGLPTDRLPAQVDLRTESGRAWIGLLASIGTEVLRNPTLARDERVGRRLAGTLTASFVAACFPEEPGCGTVRPRIVSRVVEAMEADPARDWTAAELAREAGVGIRRLQQGFQRYLGRTPSQQLLLIRLERVHADLLGGGATSVAEAANQWGFSHLGRFAGAYRDRYGVAPSVTLRAR, from the coding sequence ATGACGGGCACCTTGACCGCGTCGTCCGAGCAGCTCGGCGACTTCTCCGACGCCGTCGCGCGGGCGTACTTCCCCCACGACCTCGTCGTGAAGCGGCGTCCGGCCGGTCCGGCCGACCTGCGCGCGGTCGACCTCGGCCCGGTCCGGCTGGCCCGGATCGGCTGGGGCTCCGAGGTCGCCGTCGAGTCCGACCACCCCGGCGCCTGGGCGATCAACGTGCCGCGCAGCGGCGTCCTCGAGGCCCAGGTGGGCGGCCACCACGTGCTCTCCCTCGACGGCCAGGCGACGGTGTGCCCGCCGGACGAGCAGACCCGGATGACCCGGTGGTCGGCCGACTGCTCGATCGTCGGCATGCGGATCGACCGCGGCTACCTCGCCGACGAGGTGACCGCGCTCGTCGGGCTGCCGACCGACCGGCTGCCGGCCCAGGTGGACCTGCGCACCGAGTCGGGCCGGGCCTGGATCGGGCTGCTGGCCTCGATCGGCACCGAGGTGCTGCGCAACCCCACGCTGGCCCGCGACGAGCGGGTCGGACGCCGCCTGGCCGGCACGCTCACGGCGTCGTTCGTGGCCGCGTGCTTCCCCGAGGAGCCGGGCTGCGGGACGGTCCGCCCGCGGATCGTGTCCCGCGTGGTCGAGGCGATGGAGGCCGACCCGGCCCGCGACTGGACCGCGGCCGAGCTCGCCCGGGAGGCCGGGGTCGGCATCCGCCGGCTCCAGCAGGGCTTCCAGCGCTACCTCGGCCGCACCCCGAGCCAGCAGCTGCTGCTCATCCGCCTCGAGCGGGTCCACGCCGACCTGCTCGGCGGGGGCGCGACGAGCGTCGCCGAGGCCGCCAACCAGTGGGGCTTCAGCCACCTGGGCCGGTTCGCCGGCGCCTACCGCGACCGCTACGGCGTCGCGCCCTCGGTCACCCTGCGCGCGCGCTGA
- a CDS encoding 4-hydroxyphenylacetate 3-hydroxylase family protein encodes MTDTLAPETAAGDGPPTVNPAANAPANQQTNFASRPMTGDEYIESLRDGREIYLHGERVKDVTTHPAFRNPVRMTARLYDALHTGPHVDELTVPTDTGNGGVTMPFFKTPTSSADLLKERDAIARWAKMTWGWMGRSPDYKASFLGTLHANKELYAPFQDNAERWYRESQEKVLYWNHAIINPPVDRNLPPDEVGDVYMKVEKETDAGLVVSGAKVVATGSAITNYNFIAHYGLPIRKKQFALICTVPMDAPGIKLICRSSYTEQAAKNGEPFDYPLSSRMDENDTIFVFDKVLVPWENVFMYGDVDRINAFFPQSGFLPRFTFQGCTRLAVKLDFIAGLLMKALDATGSGDFRGVQTRVGEVIGWRNLFWSLTESMARDPEPWVGDAVIPKLEYGLTYRMFMIHGYPRVKEIIEQDVASGLIYLPSGAADFKSPEVRPYLDKYVRGSNGITAVDRVKVMKALWDSIGSEFGGRHELYERNYSGNHENVKAELLFAAQNRGHVAAMKGFADEFLAEYDLDGWTVPDLF; translated from the coding sequence ATGACCGACACCCTCGCCCCCGAGACCGCCGCCGGCGACGGTCCGCCGACCGTCAACCCGGCCGCGAACGCCCCCGCCAACCAGCAGACCAACTTCGCGTCCCGGCCGATGACCGGGGACGAGTACATCGAGAGCCTCCGCGACGGCCGCGAGATCTACCTCCACGGCGAGCGAGTCAAGGACGTCACCACGCACCCGGCGTTCCGCAACCCGGTCCGGATGACCGCCCGCCTGTACGACGCCCTCCACACCGGCCCCCACGTCGACGAGCTCACGGTGCCCACCGACACCGGCAACGGCGGCGTCACCATGCCCTTCTTCAAGACCCCGACCTCCTCGGCGGACCTGCTCAAGGAGCGCGACGCGATCGCCCGCTGGGCCAAGATGACGTGGGGCTGGATGGGCCGCAGCCCCGACTACAAGGCGTCCTTCCTCGGCACGCTCCACGCCAACAAGGAGCTCTACGCGCCGTTCCAGGACAACGCCGAGCGCTGGTACCGCGAGTCCCAGGAGAAGGTCCTCTACTGGAACCACGCGATCATCAACCCGCCGGTCGACCGCAACCTGCCGCCCGACGAGGTCGGCGACGTCTACATGAAGGTCGAGAAGGAGACCGACGCCGGCCTCGTCGTCTCCGGCGCCAAGGTCGTCGCCACCGGCTCGGCGATCACCAACTACAACTTCATCGCCCACTACGGCCTGCCGATCCGCAAGAAGCAGTTCGCGCTCATCTGCACCGTGCCCATGGACGCGCCGGGCATCAAGCTGATCTGCCGCTCGTCGTACACGGAGCAGGCGGCCAAGAACGGCGAGCCCTTCGACTACCCGCTCTCGAGCCGGATGGACGAGAACGACACCATCTTCGTCTTCGACAAGGTGCTCGTGCCCTGGGAGAACGTCTTCATGTACGGCGACGTCGACCGGATCAACGCGTTCTTCCCGCAGTCCGGCTTCCTGCCCCGCTTCACCTTCCAGGGCTGCACCCGCCTCGCGGTCAAGCTCGACTTCATCGCCGGCCTGCTGATGAAGGCCCTCGACGCCACCGGCTCCGGCGACTTCCGCGGCGTCCAGACCCGCGTCGGCGAGGTCATCGGCTGGCGCAACCTCTTCTGGTCGCTCACCGAGTCGATGGCCCGCGACCCCGAGCCGTGGGTCGGCGACGCCGTCATCCCGAAGCTGGAGTACGGCCTGACCTACCGGATGTTCATGATCCACGGCTACCCGCGGGTCAAGGAGATCATCGAGCAGGACGTCGCCTCCGGCCTGATCTACCTCCCCTCGGGTGCCGCCGACTTCAAGTCGCCCGAGGTGCGCCCGTACCTCGACAAGTACGTCCGCGGCTCCAACGGCATCACCGCCGTCGACCGGGTCAAGGTGATGAAGGCGCTGTGGGACTCCATCGGCTCCGAGTTCGGCGGGCGCCACGAGCTGTACGAGCGCAACTACTCGGGCAACCACGAGAACGTGAAGGCCGAGCTGCTCTTCGCCGCCCAGAACCGCGGGCACGTGGCCGCGATGAAGGGCTTCGCGGACGAGTTCCTCGCCGAGTACGACCTCGACGGCTGGACGGTCCCCGACCTGTTCTGA
- a CDS encoding SDR family NAD(P)-dependent oxidoreductase: protein MELEGRRVLVVGGASGIGAGVVAVARREGAEVLVADRTAGADAVVDVTDAGSCGRLADVVRARWGGLDGLVLTAGAAHMQRVSKVDAETWQRLLAVNVVGASNLVTALLPLLGADASVVTVASSTAHRSYPGMGAYAASKAALVRWSLVCARELAGRRIRVNCVSPGPVDTPMLRGDAPPGVPADDFVAMVGRLTALGRVGRPGEVAEPIAFLLSARASFVTGTVVHVDGGETAYDGPGADLH, encoded by the coding sequence ATGGAGCTCGAGGGCAGGCGCGTGCTGGTCGTGGGTGGGGCGTCGGGGATCGGTGCCGGGGTGGTGGCGGTCGCCCGCCGCGAGGGGGCCGAGGTGCTGGTCGCCGACCGGACCGCGGGCGCCGACGCCGTGGTCGACGTGACCGACGCGGGGTCCTGCGGGCGGCTGGCGGACGTCGTACGGGCGCGTTGGGGCGGGCTCGACGGGCTGGTGCTCACCGCCGGCGCGGCCCACATGCAGCGCGTCAGCAAGGTCGACGCCGAGACGTGGCAGCGGCTCCTCGCGGTCAACGTCGTGGGCGCGAGCAACCTGGTGACCGCGCTGCTGCCGCTGCTCGGCGCGGACGCGTCTGTGGTCACCGTCGCGTCGTCCACGGCGCACCGCAGCTATCCGGGGATGGGCGCCTACGCCGCCTCCAAGGCCGCCCTGGTGCGGTGGAGCCTGGTCTGCGCGCGCGAGCTCGCCGGCCGCAGGATCCGGGTCAACTGCGTCAGCCCGGGGCCGGTGGACACCCCGATGCTGCGCGGTGACGCCCCGCCGGGCGTGCCCGCCGACGACTTCGTCGCGATGGTCGGCCGGCTCACCGCGCTGGGCCGGGTGGGCCGACCCGGCGAGGTCGCCGAGCCGATCGCGTTCCTGCTCTCGGCCCGCGCCTCGTTCGTCACCGGCACGGTGGTGCACGTCGACGGCGGCGAGACGGCGTACGACGGGCCGGGCGCCGACCTGCACTGA
- a CDS encoding glycoside hydrolase family 16 protein, translated as MLRLRLLCAVGTAAVATAALAPVVSSAPPAVVPVTFAAAPATTKAPTCGGERPVKTGGGRYTCSFDDDFNGTALDMTKWVVQETAVTGISALGKGCYVNNPNNVRVSGGQLLLTSRKESSYFQCQSPFGTYTTERTAATIGSYGLFNQTYGRFEFRAKMPATTITGIHSALWLYPQKHTYGGWPNSGEVDVAEWFSADASRVYPSVHYAGEDTRLSTGYNCRILATSQFHRYAVEWTPTSMRFLYDNRVCYTHTWTPASPLTAPQPFDQPFYVVLTQVFGGAWNAITAQTPTSATMTVDWVRVWK; from the coding sequence ATGCTCCGTCTTCGACTTCTGTGCGCCGTCGGGACCGCCGCCGTGGCCACCGCGGCGCTCGCGCCGGTGGTCAGCAGCGCCCCGCCGGCCGTCGTACCGGTGACCTTTGCGGCGGCCCCGGCCACGACCAAGGCGCCCACGTGCGGAGGCGAGCGCCCGGTCAAGACGGGCGGCGGCCGCTACACCTGCTCGTTCGACGACGACTTCAACGGGACCGCGCTCGACATGACCAAGTGGGTGGTCCAGGAGACCGCCGTCACCGGGATCAGCGCGCTCGGCAAGGGCTGCTACGTCAACAACCCCAACAACGTCCGGGTCAGCGGCGGGCAGCTCCTGCTGACCTCGCGCAAGGAGTCGTCGTACTTCCAGTGCCAGAGCCCGTTCGGCACGTACACGACCGAGCGCACGGCCGCCACGATCGGCAGCTACGGGCTGTTCAACCAGACCTACGGCCGCTTCGAGTTCCGCGCCAAGATGCCGGCGACGACGATCACCGGCATCCACTCCGCGCTCTGGCTCTACCCCCAGAAGCACACCTACGGCGGCTGGCCGAACTCCGGCGAGGTCGACGTCGCCGAGTGGTTCAGCGCCGACGCCTCCCGGGTCTACCCGTCGGTGCACTACGCCGGCGAGGACACCCGCCTGAGCACCGGCTACAACTGCCGGATACTGGCGACCTCCCAGTTCCACCGCTACGCGGTGGAGTGGACGCCGACCTCGATGCGCTTCCTCTACGACAACCGGGTCTGCTACACCCACACCTGGACCCCGGCCTCGCCCCTCACCGCCCCGCAGCCCTTCGACCAGCCGTTCTACGTCGTCCTGACCCAGGTCTTCGGCGGCGCCTGGAACGCCATCACCGCCCAGACCCCCACCTCGGCGACGATGACCGTCGACTGGGTCCGCGTCTGGAAGTAG